In a single window of the Elaeis guineensis isolate ETL-2024a chromosome 8, EG11, whole genome shotgun sequence genome:
- the LOC105050777 gene encoding uncharacterized protein isoform X1, whose translation MANSEDFRWVRISTVALAIVTAAISVAAAFVSASISRRKSRRLAFRVRELEASLAAALEKGASERRGRVRAQQALRKALAQQSNDGPKKASSSSFSYPMAPIGTVQSCFSTRNGTPRQPLLVPLARACLVLDPSRVPPEALEGLADYSHCWILYVFHLNTDIDKLWNEPSRSKFKAKVRVPRLKGGKMGVLSTRSPHRPCPIGLTVAKVEALDGHAILLSGVDLVDGTPVLDIKPYLPYSDSIDGATVPEWLKVENSLAVASVSFSADCSSSLSSCWIKAENQSLYASPDEFQSLIKEVLSWDIRSLSQKSRPHHVFLGNASHNTLEELVDDGVGDPHDAFTEKALSSSHGDITYHLILEGFDVSYRIDDSSNIMVEKVDLASIARNQSHYNYLMWRDKLKQQK comes from the exons ATGGCCAATTCGGAGGATTTCAGATGGGTGAGAATATCAACCGTCGCCCTCGCCATCGTGACCGCGGCGATCTCCGTCGCCGCCGCCTTCGTCTCAG CTTCCATCTCCAGGCGGAAATCGAGGCGTCTGGCCTTTCGCGTCCGCGAGCTCGAAGCCTCTCTCGCGGCCGCTTTGGAGAAGGGCGCCTCGGAGAGACGCGGCAGAGTTAGAGCTCAGCAG GCCTTGAGGAAAGCTTTGGCTCAGCAGAGCAATGATGGACCGAAGAAGGCgtcctcttcttccttttcttatccCATGGCTCCCATTGGCACCGTGCAATCCTGCTTCTCCACGAG AAATGGTACACCAAGGCAACCTCTACTTGTACCCCTTGCAAGAGCATGCTTGGTACTTGACCCAAGTCGAGTCCCCCCAGAGGCACTTGAAGGCCTTGCAGATTATTCTCATTGCTGGATCCTATATGTATTTCATCTGAATACTGACATCGATAAGCTGTGGAATGAGCCTTCTAGGTCCAAGTTCAAGGCAAAG GTGAGAGTACCAAGACTAAAAGGCGGTAAGATGGGAGTCCTTTCCACTCGATCGCCGCATCGACCTTGTCCTATTGGTCTGACAGTTGCAAAG GTGGAGGCGTTAGATGGACATGCAATTTTGCTTTCTGGAGTTGATTTAGTTGATGGCact CCAGTACTCGATATCAAACCTTATCTGCCATATTCTGATAGCATTGATGGTGCAACTGTCCCTGAGTGGCTAAAG GTGGAAAATTCCTTAGCTGTGGCATCTGTTAGCTTTTCTGCAGActgttcttcttctctctccagttGTTGGATAAAAGCT GAAAATCAATCACTCTATGCTTCACCAGATGAGTTTCAGAGCTTAATTAAGGAGGTACTCTCTTGGGATATAAGGTCGCTGTCTCAAAAGAGCCGCCCCCATCATGTTTTCTTGGGGAATGCGAGCCACAATACTCTAGAAGAATTGGTGGATGATGGGGTTGGAGATCCCCATGATGCTTTCACTGAAAAGGCCTTGTCATCCTCACATGGTGACATAACATATCACCTAATCCTAGAAGGATTTGATGTTTCATATAGAATTGACGATAGTTCTAATATTATGGTTGAGAAAGTCGACCTTGCCTCCATTGCCAGAAATCAAAGTCATTACAATTACTTGATGTGGAGAGATAAGCTCAAGCAGCAGAagtaa
- the LOC105050777 gene encoding uncharacterized protein isoform X3 → MANSEDFRWVRISTVALAIVTAAISVAAAFVSASISRRKSRRLAFRVRELEASLAAALEKGASERRGRVRAQQALRKALAQQSNDGPKKASSSSFSYPMAPIGTVQSCFSTRNGTPRQPLLVPLARACLVLDPSRVPPEALEGLADYSHCWILYVFHLNTDIDKLWNEPSRSKFKAKVRVPRLKGGKMGVLSTRSPHRPCPIGLTVAKVEALDGHAILLSGVDLVDGTPVLDIKPYLPYSDSIDGATVPEWLKVENSLAVASVSFSADCSSSLSSCWIKAVPPAERTSQGIPNFPLIPTPLFRPRIKHANAYGGSMCMAFP, encoded by the exons ATGGCCAATTCGGAGGATTTCAGATGGGTGAGAATATCAACCGTCGCCCTCGCCATCGTGACCGCGGCGATCTCCGTCGCCGCCGCCTTCGTCTCAG CTTCCATCTCCAGGCGGAAATCGAGGCGTCTGGCCTTTCGCGTCCGCGAGCTCGAAGCCTCTCTCGCGGCCGCTTTGGAGAAGGGCGCCTCGGAGAGACGCGGCAGAGTTAGAGCTCAGCAG GCCTTGAGGAAAGCTTTGGCTCAGCAGAGCAATGATGGACCGAAGAAGGCgtcctcttcttccttttcttatccCATGGCTCCCATTGGCACCGTGCAATCCTGCTTCTCCACGAG AAATGGTACACCAAGGCAACCTCTACTTGTACCCCTTGCAAGAGCATGCTTGGTACTTGACCCAAGTCGAGTCCCCCCAGAGGCACTTGAAGGCCTTGCAGATTATTCTCATTGCTGGATCCTATATGTATTTCATCTGAATACTGACATCGATAAGCTGTGGAATGAGCCTTCTAGGTCCAAGTTCAAGGCAAAG GTGAGAGTACCAAGACTAAAAGGCGGTAAGATGGGAGTCCTTTCCACTCGATCGCCGCATCGACCTTGTCCTATTGGTCTGACAGTTGCAAAG GTGGAGGCGTTAGATGGACATGCAATTTTGCTTTCTGGAGTTGATTTAGTTGATGGCact CCAGTACTCGATATCAAACCTTATCTGCCATATTCTGATAGCATTGATGGTGCAACTGTCCCTGAGTGGCTAAAG GTGGAAAATTCCTTAGCTGTGGCATCTGTTAGCTTTTCTGCAGActgttcttcttctctctccagttGTTGGATAAAAGCT GTTCCCCCCGCGGAGCGGACGTCACAAGGCATTCCAAACTTTCCCTTAATCCCCACCCCTTTATTCCGCCCGCGGATAAAACACGCCAACGCCTATGGTGGTTCCATGTGTATGGCGTTCCCGTAA
- the LOC105050777 gene encoding uncharacterized protein isoform X4, translating to MANSEDFRWVRISTVALAIVTAAISVAAAFVSASISRRKSRRLAFRVRELEASLAAALEKGASERRGRVRAQQALRKALAQQSNDGPKKASSSSFSYPMAPIGTVQSCFSTRNGTPRQPLLVPLARACLVLDPSRVPPEALEGLADYSHCWILYVFHLNTDIDKLWNEPSRSKFKAKVRVPRLKGGKMGVLSTRSPHRPCPIGLTVAKVEALDGHAILLSGVDLVDGTPVLDIKPYLPYSDSIDGATVPEWLKVENSLAVASVSFSADCSSSLSSCWIKAGTGWWSTSSEEEDLLTR from the exons ATGGCCAATTCGGAGGATTTCAGATGGGTGAGAATATCAACCGTCGCCCTCGCCATCGTGACCGCGGCGATCTCCGTCGCCGCCGCCTTCGTCTCAG CTTCCATCTCCAGGCGGAAATCGAGGCGTCTGGCCTTTCGCGTCCGCGAGCTCGAAGCCTCTCTCGCGGCCGCTTTGGAGAAGGGCGCCTCGGAGAGACGCGGCAGAGTTAGAGCTCAGCAG GCCTTGAGGAAAGCTTTGGCTCAGCAGAGCAATGATGGACCGAAGAAGGCgtcctcttcttccttttcttatccCATGGCTCCCATTGGCACCGTGCAATCCTGCTTCTCCACGAG AAATGGTACACCAAGGCAACCTCTACTTGTACCCCTTGCAAGAGCATGCTTGGTACTTGACCCAAGTCGAGTCCCCCCAGAGGCACTTGAAGGCCTTGCAGATTATTCTCATTGCTGGATCCTATATGTATTTCATCTGAATACTGACATCGATAAGCTGTGGAATGAGCCTTCTAGGTCCAAGTTCAAGGCAAAG GTGAGAGTACCAAGACTAAAAGGCGGTAAGATGGGAGTCCTTTCCACTCGATCGCCGCATCGACCTTGTCCTATTGGTCTGACAGTTGCAAAG GTGGAGGCGTTAGATGGACATGCAATTTTGCTTTCTGGAGTTGATTTAGTTGATGGCact CCAGTACTCGATATCAAACCTTATCTGCCATATTCTGATAGCATTGATGGTGCAACTGTCCCTGAGTGGCTAAAG GTGGAAAATTCCTTAGCTGTGGCATCTGTTAGCTTTTCTGCAGActgttcttcttctctctccagttGTTGGATAAAAGCT GGGACAGGATGGTGGTCCACCTCCAGCGAGGAAGAGGACCTTTTGACTAGATGA
- the LOC105050777 gene encoding uncharacterized protein isoform X5: protein MANSEDFRWVRISTVALAIVTAAISVAAAFVSASISRRKSRRLAFRVRELEASLAAALEKGASERRGRVRAQQALRKALAQQSNDGPKKASSSSFSYPMAPIGTVQSCFSTRNGTPRQPLLVPLARACLVLDPSRVPPEALEGLADYSHCWILYVFHLNTDIDKLWNEPSRSKFKAKVRVPRLKGGKMGVLSTRSPHRPCPIGLTVAKVEALDGHAILLSGVDLVDGTPVLDIKPYLPYSDSIDGATVPEWLKVENSLAVASVSFSADCSSSLSSCWIKADGGPPPARKRTF from the exons ATGGCCAATTCGGAGGATTTCAGATGGGTGAGAATATCAACCGTCGCCCTCGCCATCGTGACCGCGGCGATCTCCGTCGCCGCCGCCTTCGTCTCAG CTTCCATCTCCAGGCGGAAATCGAGGCGTCTGGCCTTTCGCGTCCGCGAGCTCGAAGCCTCTCTCGCGGCCGCTTTGGAGAAGGGCGCCTCGGAGAGACGCGGCAGAGTTAGAGCTCAGCAG GCCTTGAGGAAAGCTTTGGCTCAGCAGAGCAATGATGGACCGAAGAAGGCgtcctcttcttccttttcttatccCATGGCTCCCATTGGCACCGTGCAATCCTGCTTCTCCACGAG AAATGGTACACCAAGGCAACCTCTACTTGTACCCCTTGCAAGAGCATGCTTGGTACTTGACCCAAGTCGAGTCCCCCCAGAGGCACTTGAAGGCCTTGCAGATTATTCTCATTGCTGGATCCTATATGTATTTCATCTGAATACTGACATCGATAAGCTGTGGAATGAGCCTTCTAGGTCCAAGTTCAAGGCAAAG GTGAGAGTACCAAGACTAAAAGGCGGTAAGATGGGAGTCCTTTCCACTCGATCGCCGCATCGACCTTGTCCTATTGGTCTGACAGTTGCAAAG GTGGAGGCGTTAGATGGACATGCAATTTTGCTTTCTGGAGTTGATTTAGTTGATGGCact CCAGTACTCGATATCAAACCTTATCTGCCATATTCTGATAGCATTGATGGTGCAACTGTCCCTGAGTGGCTAAAG GTGGAAAATTCCTTAGCTGTGGCATCTGTTAGCTTTTCTGCAGActgttcttcttctctctccagttGTTGGATAAAAGCT GATGGTGGTCCACCTCCAGCGAGGAAGAGGACCTTTTGA
- the LOC105050777 gene encoding uncharacterized protein isoform X2, giving the protein MGENINRRPRHRDRGDLRRRRLRLRRKSRRLAFRVRELEASLAAALEKGASERRGRVRAQQALRKALAQQSNDGPKKASSSSFSYPMAPIGTVQSCFSTRNGTPRQPLLVPLARACLVLDPSRVPPEALEGLADYSHCWILYVFHLNTDIDKLWNEPSRSKFKAKVRVPRLKGGKMGVLSTRSPHRPCPIGLTVAKVEALDGHAILLSGVDLVDGTPVLDIKPYLPYSDSIDGATVPEWLKVENSLAVASVSFSADCSSSLSSCWIKAENQSLYASPDEFQSLIKEVLSWDIRSLSQKSRPHHVFLGNASHNTLEELVDDGVGDPHDAFTEKALSSSHGDITYHLILEGFDVSYRIDDSSNIMVEKVDLASIARNQSHYNYLMWRDKLKQQK; this is encoded by the exons ATGGGTGAGAATATCAACCGTCGCCCTCGCCATCGTGACCGCGGCGATCTCCGTCGCCGCCGCCTTCGTCTCAG GCGGAAATCGAGGCGTCTGGCCTTTCGCGTCCGCGAGCTCGAAGCCTCTCTCGCGGCCGCTTTGGAGAAGGGCGCCTCGGAGAGACGCGGCAGAGTTAGAGCTCAGCAG GCCTTGAGGAAAGCTTTGGCTCAGCAGAGCAATGATGGACCGAAGAAGGCgtcctcttcttccttttcttatccCATGGCTCCCATTGGCACCGTGCAATCCTGCTTCTCCACGAG AAATGGTACACCAAGGCAACCTCTACTTGTACCCCTTGCAAGAGCATGCTTGGTACTTGACCCAAGTCGAGTCCCCCCAGAGGCACTTGAAGGCCTTGCAGATTATTCTCATTGCTGGATCCTATATGTATTTCATCTGAATACTGACATCGATAAGCTGTGGAATGAGCCTTCTAGGTCCAAGTTCAAGGCAAAG GTGAGAGTACCAAGACTAAAAGGCGGTAAGATGGGAGTCCTTTCCACTCGATCGCCGCATCGACCTTGTCCTATTGGTCTGACAGTTGCAAAG GTGGAGGCGTTAGATGGACATGCAATTTTGCTTTCTGGAGTTGATTTAGTTGATGGCact CCAGTACTCGATATCAAACCTTATCTGCCATATTCTGATAGCATTGATGGTGCAACTGTCCCTGAGTGGCTAAAG GTGGAAAATTCCTTAGCTGTGGCATCTGTTAGCTTTTCTGCAGActgttcttcttctctctccagttGTTGGATAAAAGCT GAAAATCAATCACTCTATGCTTCACCAGATGAGTTTCAGAGCTTAATTAAGGAGGTACTCTCTTGGGATATAAGGTCGCTGTCTCAAAAGAGCCGCCCCCATCATGTTTTCTTGGGGAATGCGAGCCACAATACTCTAGAAGAATTGGTGGATGATGGGGTTGGAGATCCCCATGATGCTTTCACTGAAAAGGCCTTGTCATCCTCACATGGTGACATAACATATCACCTAATCCTAGAAGGATTTGATGTTTCATATAGAATTGACGATAGTTCTAATATTATGGTTGAGAAAGTCGACCTTGCCTCCATTGCCAGAAATCAAAGTCATTACAATTACTTGATGTGGAGAGATAAGCTCAAGCAGCAGAagtaa
- the LOC105050777 gene encoding uncharacterized protein isoform X6: MANSEDFRWVRISTVALAIVTAAISVAAAFVSASISRRKSRRLAFRVRELEASLAAALEKGASERRGRVRAQQALRKALAQQSNDGPKKASSSSFSYPMAPIGTVQSCFSTRNGTPRQPLLVPLARACLVLDPSRVPPEALEGLADYSHCWILYVFHLNTDIDKLWNEPSRSKFKAKVRVPRLKGGKMGVLSTRSPHRPCPIGLTVAKVEALDGHAILLSGVDLVDGTPVLDIKPYLPYSDSIDGATVPEWLKVENSLAVASVSFSADCSSSLSSCWIKALNRFWSPPGK; encoded by the exons ATGGCCAATTCGGAGGATTTCAGATGGGTGAGAATATCAACCGTCGCCCTCGCCATCGTGACCGCGGCGATCTCCGTCGCCGCCGCCTTCGTCTCAG CTTCCATCTCCAGGCGGAAATCGAGGCGTCTGGCCTTTCGCGTCCGCGAGCTCGAAGCCTCTCTCGCGGCCGCTTTGGAGAAGGGCGCCTCGGAGAGACGCGGCAGAGTTAGAGCTCAGCAG GCCTTGAGGAAAGCTTTGGCTCAGCAGAGCAATGATGGACCGAAGAAGGCgtcctcttcttccttttcttatccCATGGCTCCCATTGGCACCGTGCAATCCTGCTTCTCCACGAG AAATGGTACACCAAGGCAACCTCTACTTGTACCCCTTGCAAGAGCATGCTTGGTACTTGACCCAAGTCGAGTCCCCCCAGAGGCACTTGAAGGCCTTGCAGATTATTCTCATTGCTGGATCCTATATGTATTTCATCTGAATACTGACATCGATAAGCTGTGGAATGAGCCTTCTAGGTCCAAGTTCAAGGCAAAG GTGAGAGTACCAAGACTAAAAGGCGGTAAGATGGGAGTCCTTTCCACTCGATCGCCGCATCGACCTTGTCCTATTGGTCTGACAGTTGCAAAG GTGGAGGCGTTAGATGGACATGCAATTTTGCTTTCTGGAGTTGATTTAGTTGATGGCact CCAGTACTCGATATCAAACCTTATCTGCCATATTCTGATAGCATTGATGGTGCAACTGTCCCTGAGTGGCTAAAG GTGGAAAATTCCTTAGCTGTGGCATCTGTTAGCTTTTCTGCAGActgttcttcttctctctccagttGTTGGATAAAAGCT CTAAACAGATTTTGGAGCCCTCCAGGAAAATGA